In Microbulbifer pacificus, the sequence CAGACACAGACAACCCGGAAGGGCTTATCCAAAGGAGGACGTAGTGAATCTACAGGGGACTTTGGAAGGGTGGAGTGGAACTTGCACAAATAGAACGTCACATTCACGAAGAAAGGAAACCCAAGTATGTTGATGAACCAAATTCTGTCACGGGACAATCTCATTCTCGCACTAAAGCGAGTCGAACGAAATAAAGGAAGTCATGGCATAGATGAAATGTCCGTAAAATTCCTACGAAGACATCTCTATGATAACTGGGATTCCCTTCGGGAGAACTTGAGGAAAGGAACCTATACACCTTCTCCTGTCCGCCGTGTCGAAATCCCGAAACCAAGCGGAGGAGTTCGGATGTTAGGTATTCCAACCGTGACGGATCGTTTCATTCAACAGGCTATTGCCCAAGTGCTTCATACAATTTTTGACCCCTCCTTCTCAGAACATAGCTATGGATTCAGGTCCAACCGTCGAGGACATGACGCTGTGAGGAAGGCAAGGGGGTTTATTAAAGAAGGATACAGATGGGTAATTGATATGGACCTAGAGAAATTCTTTGATAAGGTGAACCATGATAAGCTCATGGGTGTTTTAGCGAAGCGCATCAAGGATAAGGAACTGCTTCGGCTTATTCGGAAATACCTACAATCTGGCGTCATGATAAATGGGATAGTAGTTAGCTCCGAAGAAGGCACTCCGCAAGGCGGGCCGTTGAGCCCTCTTCTTTCTAACATTATATTAGATGATTTAGATAAGGAGCTGGAGGAGCGTGGGCTACGTTTCGTTCGTTATGCGGATGACTGCAACATCTATGTGAGAACAAAGAAAGCTGGGAATCGTGTAATGAATTCCATTACTACATTTATCGAAGAGAAACTTCGCTTGAAAGTAAATAAAGAGAAATCAGCAGTGGACCGGCCTTGGAAACGTAAGTTTCTTGGTTTTAGTTTCACCAATGGAAAGAATCCAAAAATTAGAATCGCAAAAGAAAGTATTATGCGTCTAAAACAGAAAATCAGGGAAATAACTTCACGTTCCAAGCCATTTCCTATGGAAGTAAGAATTGAGAAATTAAACAAATACCTGATGGGTTGGTGCGGGTATTACGCTTTAGCGGAGACACCTTCAAAGTTTGAGGAGTTCGATAAGTGGATAAGAAGAAGATTGCGCATGTGTATGTGGAAACAATGGAAGCTTCCACGGACAAAAGTCCGAAAGCTGATTAGCTTGGGTGTTCCTGACCACAAAGCATACGAATGGGGAAACACCAGAAAGAATTATTGGCGTATCTCCAAGAGTCCAATCTTAAGCAGAACCCTAGGCAACTCCTATTGGAGTAGACTAGGGCTCAAAAGTCTGTATCAAAGGTATGAATTTATTCGTAATACTTAATTGAACCGCCGTATACCGAACGGTACGTACGGTGGTGTGAGAGGACGGGGGTTAGTCGCCCCCTTCTACTCTATTATTGTATATATACATTAATATATTAATTTCCAAAGATAAAAGGTTGCATATGCTTCATAGCCTTTCCAATGAGATGCGATTTTACATATTTCATCTACTGACGGTTTTGTTTCTAATTTACCTGCCAATTTTATTGCATTGTGTAATCCAACATCATTTATCGGAAAAGCATTAGAATATCTAACACACCTTAACAATACGTAATGGGCAGTCCAGGGGCCAATACCTTTTATTTCAGTCAACTTATTTTCGGCATACTCTATATTATTATAATTTTGTAACATATCTTTTGTGATTTTTTTGTCTTCGATAGCTATAGCAATTTCTTTAATGTATTCGCATTTCCTTCTAGACATCCCTATTTTAAACAATTCATCAATGTCTTCTGATACTATCTTATCTGGTTGTGGAAAATGCCAATATTCTTCACCATTATAAA encodes:
- the ltrA gene encoding group II intron reverse transcriptase/maturase — its product is MLMNQILSRDNLILALKRVERNKGSHGIDEMSVKFLRRHLYDNWDSLRENLRKGTYTPSPVRRVEIPKPSGGVRMLGIPTVTDRFIQQAIAQVLHTIFDPSFSEHSYGFRSNRRGHDAVRKARGFIKEGYRWVIDMDLEKFFDKVNHDKLMGVLAKRIKDKELLRLIRKYLQSGVMINGIVVSSEEGTPQGGPLSPLLSNIILDDLDKELEERGLRFVRYADDCNIYVRTKKAGNRVMNSITTFIEEKLRLKVNKEKSAVDRPWKRKFLGFSFTNGKNPKIRIAKESIMRLKQKIREITSRSKPFPMEVRIEKLNKYLMGWCGYYALAETPSKFEEFDKWIRRRLRMCMWKQWKLPRTKVRKLISLGVPDHKAYEWGNTRKNYWRISKSPILSRTLGNSYWSRLGLKSLYQRYEFIRNT